The Pseudomonas sp. R4-35-07 genome contains a region encoding:
- a CDS encoding IclR family transcriptional regulator, producing MEKPRDTGKQKVRSAEVGTDILKALAELSPATSLSRLAEHVQMPASKVHRYLQALIASGFAEQNAATNHYGLGREALRVGLAALGSMDVLKVGAMPLAELRDELNETCFLAVWGNQGATVVQIEPAVRAVTVVTQLGSVLPLLSSSTGLVFSAYLPTRETVELRDREIQAGTAHALADDQAYAITCEQIRHRGLHFVHGLLMPGVDALSAPVFSAVGQVAAVMTVVGPTSLFHADEDGPAAQRLLAATRAVSWRMGYQP from the coding sequence ATGGAAAAGCCCCGCGACACCGGTAAACAGAAAGTCCGCTCGGCCGAAGTGGGCACCGATATCCTCAAGGCCCTGGCCGAACTGTCGCCGGCCACTTCACTGTCGCGCCTGGCCGAGCATGTGCAGATGCCGGCGAGCAAGGTCCATCGTTACCTGCAGGCGCTGATCGCCTCGGGCTTCGCCGAACAGAACGCCGCCACCAACCATTACGGCCTGGGGCGCGAAGCCTTGCGCGTAGGCTTGGCTGCGCTGGGCAGCATGGATGTGTTGAAGGTCGGTGCGATGCCCCTGGCGGAACTGCGCGATGAGCTGAATGAAACCTGCTTCCTGGCGGTCTGGGGCAACCAGGGCGCGACCGTGGTGCAGATCGAGCCGGCAGTGCGCGCGGTGACGGTGGTGACACAACTGGGTTCGGTCTTGCCGCTGCTCAGTTCGTCCACCGGGCTGGTGTTCAGTGCCTATTTGCCGACGCGGGAAACCGTGGAGTTGCGTGATCGCGAAATCCAGGCCGGCACCGCCCATGCCCTGGCGGATGACCAGGCCTACGCCATCACCTGCGAGCAGATCCGCCACCGTGGCCTGCACTTTGTGCATGGTTTGCTGATGCCGGGGGTGGATGCGTTGTCGGCGCCGGTGTTCAGCGCGGTCGGGCAAGTGGCGGCGGTGATGACCGTGGTCGGCCCCACCTCGCTGTTCCATGCCGATGAAGACGGCCCGGCGGCGCAGCGCTTGCTGGCGGCGACCCGGGCCGTGAGTTGGCGCATGGGTTATCAGCCCTGA
- the hmgA gene encoding homogentisate 1,2-dioxygenase, with translation MNLEYLSGFGNEFASEALPGALPVGQNSPQKAPYGLYTELFSGTAFTMARSEARRTWLYRIQPSANHPAFSKLERQLAGGPLGAVTPNRLRWNPLDIPGEPTDFIDGLVGMVANAGSQKPSGISIHTYRANRSMERVFFNADGELLIVPEQGRLRIATELGVLEVEPLEIVVLPRGLKFRVELLDAQARGYVAENHGAPLRLPDLGPIGSNGLANPRDFLSPVAHYEDLKQPTTLVQKFLGELWACELDHSPLNVVAWHGNNVPYKYDLRRFNTLGTVSFDHPDPSIFTVLTSPTSVHGLANLDFVIFPPRWMVAENTFRPPWFHRNLMNEYMGLIQGAYDAKAEGFLPGGASLHSCMSAHGPDGETCTKAINAELAPHKIDNTMAFMFETSQVLRPTQFALECPQLQPAYDACWASLPATFNPNRR, from the coding sequence ATGAACCTCGAATACCTGTCGGGCTTCGGCAATGAATTCGCCAGCGAAGCCCTGCCCGGCGCGCTGCCCGTCGGCCAGAACTCGCCGCAGAAAGCGCCCTACGGGCTGTATACCGAACTGTTCTCCGGCACCGCGTTCACTATGGCGCGCAGCGAAGCCCGGCGTACCTGGCTGTACCGCATCCAGCCCTCGGCCAATCACCCGGCCTTCAGCAAATTGGAGCGGCAGTTGGCCGGCGGACCTCTGGGCGCGGTGACGCCGAACCGGCTGCGCTGGAACCCGCTGGACATTCCAGGCGAGCCGACTGACTTTATCGACGGGCTCGTAGGCATGGTCGCCAACGCCGGGTCGCAAAAACCGTCAGGCATCAGCATCCACACTTACCGCGCCAACCGCTCGATGGAGCGCGTGTTCTTCAATGCCGACGGCGAACTGTTGATCGTGCCCGAACAGGGCCGTTTGCGGATCGCCACGGAGCTCGGCGTGTTGGAGGTCGAGCCACTGGAAATTGTGGTACTGCCACGCGGGCTCAAGTTCCGCGTCGAACTGCTCGACGCCCAAGCGCGTGGCTACGTCGCCGAAAACCATGGCGCACCGTTGCGCCTGCCGGACCTGGGCCCTATCGGCAGCAATGGCCTGGCCAATCCGCGCGACTTCCTCAGCCCGGTCGCCCACTACGAAGACCTCAAGCAGCCGACCACGCTGGTGCAGAAATTCCTCGGCGAACTCTGGGCCTGCGAGCTCGACCATTCGCCGCTGAACGTGGTCGCCTGGCACGGCAATAACGTGCCGTACAAATACGACCTGCGTCGCTTCAATACCCTCGGCACGGTGAGTTTCGATCACCCGGACCCGTCGATCTTCACCGTATTGACCTCGCCCACCAGCGTGCATGGGCTGGCCAACCTCGACTTCGTGATCTTCCCGCCGCGCTGGATGGTGGCCGAGAACACCTTCCGCCCGCCGTGGTTCCACCGCAACCTGATGAACGAATACATGGGCCTGATCCAGGGCGCCTACGACGCCAAGGCCGAGGGCTTCCTGCCCGGCGGCGCGTCGCTGCACAGCTGTATGAGCGCCCATGGCCCGGACGGCGAGACCTGTACCAAGGCGATCAATGCCGAGCTGGCGCCGCACAAGATCGATAACACCATGGCATTCATGTTCGAAACCAGCCAGGTGCTGCGCCCCACCCAGTTCGCCCTGGAATGCCCGCAACTGCAACCCGCTTATGACGCGTGCTGGGCTTCGCTGCCAGCCACCTTCAACCCGAATCGGAGATAA
- the fahA gene encoding fumarylacetoacetase, which yields MTQPTQTRSWVACANGHADFPLQNLPLGVFSINGSAPRSGVAIGDAILDLHAALDEFDGEARRAVEATAGGQLNAFFELGRGPRVALRERLLELLAEGSKLQTREAQVLHRAADCQMHLPAKINDYTDFYVGIEHAQNVGKLFRPDNPLLPNYKYVPIGYHGRASTIRPSGTDVRRPKGQTLPAGQAEPTFGPCARLDYELELGIWIGQGNAMGDAIAIGDAAEHIAGFCLLNDWSARDIQAWEYQPLGPFLSKSFITSISPWVVTAEALEPFRKAQPPRPEGDPQPLPYLLDARDQKAGAFDIELEVLLTTASMREQNLPAHRLTLSNTEHMYWTVAQMVAHHSVNGCQLQAGDLFGSGTLSGPQPGQFGSLLEITEGGKKPIELASGEVRKFLEDGDEIILRARCNREGFASIGFGECRGTVVGAR from the coding sequence ATGACTCAACCCACACAGACCCGCAGCTGGGTCGCCTGCGCCAACGGTCACGCGGATTTCCCCCTGCAGAACCTGCCGCTGGGGGTGTTCAGCATCAATGGCTCGGCGCCGCGCAGTGGCGTGGCGATTGGCGACGCGATCCTCGACCTGCACGCCGCCCTGGATGAATTTGACGGTGAAGCGCGGCGTGCGGTTGAGGCGACTGCAGGCGGCCAGTTGAACGCCTTTTTCGAACTCGGCCGCGGCCCACGCGTAGCCTTGCGCGAGCGCCTGCTGGAACTGCTCGCCGAAGGCAGCAAGCTGCAAACCCGCGAGGCGCAGGTGTTGCACCGTGCTGCCGATTGCCAGATGCACCTGCCGGCCAAAATCAATGATTACACCGACTTCTATGTTGGCATCGAACACGCGCAGAACGTCGGCAAACTATTTCGTCCCGACAACCCGCTGTTGCCCAACTACAAGTACGTGCCTATTGGCTATCACGGCCGTGCCTCGACCATTCGTCCCTCGGGTACGGATGTGCGCCGCCCCAAGGGCCAGACACTGCCGGCCGGCCAGGCCGAGCCCACCTTCGGCCCCTGCGCCCGCCTGGACTATGAACTGGAACTGGGCATCTGGATCGGCCAGGGCAATGCCATGGGTGACGCGATTGCCATCGGCGATGCGGCCGAACATATCGCCGGTTTCTGCCTGCTCAACGACTGGTCGGCACGCGATATCCAAGCCTGGGAATACCAGCCGCTCGGGCCGTTCCTGTCCAAGAGCTTCATCACCAGCATCTCGCCCTGGGTAGTCACGGCCGAAGCGTTGGAGCCGTTCCGCAAGGCGCAACCGCCGCGACCCGAAGGCGATCCGCAGCCGTTGCCCTACCTGCTGGACGCTCGCGATCAAAAGGCGGGCGCCTTCGATATCGAACTGGAAGTGCTGCTGACCACCGCTTCGATGCGTGAACAGAACCTGCCGGCCCATCGCCTGACCCTGAGCAACACCGAACATATGTACTGGACCGTGGCGCAAATGGTTGCGCACCACAGCGTCAACGGTTGCCAGTTGCAAGCCGGTGACCTGTTTGGTTCGGGCACGTTGTCGGGGCCGCAGCCGGGGCAGTTCGGCAGCCTGCTGGAGATCACCGAAGGCGGCAAAAAACCGATTGAACTGGCCTCCGGCGAGGTGCGCAAATTTCTCGAAGACGGCGATGAAATCATCCTGCGTGCGCGCTGCAACCGCGAAGGCTTTGCCTCCATCGGTTTCGGCGAATGCCGTGGCACTGTGGTCGGCGCACGCTGA
- the maiA gene encoding maleylacetoacetate isomerase: MELYTYYRSTASYRVRIALALKGLDFTAVPVNLLVPAGGANHQPEYLAINPQGRVPALRSDGELLIQSQAIVEYLEERYPQVPLLSKDLAARAHERAVASIIACDIHPLHNSSTQNLLRQWGHDEAQLLEWIAHWISQGLGAVEQLIGDHGFCFGEQPGMADAFLIPQLYAAERFKVPLAAYPRIGRVAALAAQHPAFIQAHPANQPDTP, encoded by the coding sequence ATGGAACTCTATACGTACTATCGTTCTACCGCGTCCTACCGGGTGCGCATCGCCCTGGCGCTCAAGGGCCTGGATTTCACGGCGGTGCCGGTCAACCTGCTGGTGCCAGCAGGCGGAGCCAATCACCAGCCCGAGTACCTGGCGATCAACCCGCAAGGGCGTGTGCCGGCCTTGCGCAGCGACGGTGAACTGTTGATTCAGTCCCAGGCGATCGTCGAATACCTGGAGGAACGTTATCCCCAGGTACCGCTGCTCTCCAAAGACCTGGCGGCGCGTGCCCACGAACGCGCCGTGGCATCGATCATCGCGTGTGATATCCACCCGTTGCACAACTCCAGCACCCAGAACCTGCTGCGCCAGTGGGGCCATGATGAGGCGCAATTGCTCGAGTGGATCGCGCATTGGATCAGCCAGGGTCTCGGTGCGGTGGAGCAGTTGATTGGCGATCACGGGTTCTGCTTTGGCGAGCAGCCGGGCATGGCCGATGCATTCCTGATTCCGCAGCTGTATGCAGCCGAGCGTTTCAAGGTGCCGTTGGCGGCCTACCCGCGTATCGGCAGGGTCGCGGCACTGGCGGCGCAGCATCCGGCGTTCATACAGGCGCACCCTGCCAATCAACCCGATACCCCCTGA
- a CDS encoding aromatic acid/H+ symport family MFS transporter, with amino-acid sequence MHNQLASFRAALDARPVSRYQWLILLLLALLLVTDGYDAQVLGYVVPALAKDWGLEKAAFGPVFSANLLGLTVGSLLVTPLADRFGVRRILLGCVLIYASLTVLMVFANSLTTLMAARFICGIGMGGAMPSAMALMSEYSPPRMRTLMVTLAACGFSFGGAAGGFVAAGFIDGFGWQAVFLAGGVTPLLLFPFLVWRLPESLPRLLRDAPPYARLHKVTARMLPDWRAPLASEAQNRQEQGSRLTVVELFRNGYARPTVLIWATFFVSLILLYFMISWLPSLLLESGLALNQANLVTSMFLFAGTLGAIGMAWFADRLKSKVRLLSAVLAAAAVCTVLLGLNHDNPRYLVACVFAAGFCIIGGQLTLNAFASNFYPAHVRATGTGWALGVGRFGSILGPLFGSLLLAMHIPVQQIFFFCAIPAVIAALLIIQVRSPGTSEAMKPSPGDLLKAP; translated from the coding sequence ATGCACAATCAGCTTGCCAGCTTTCGCGCGGCACTCGACGCCCGTCCGGTGTCGCGCTATCAGTGGTTGATTCTCCTGCTACTGGCATTGCTACTGGTAACCGATGGCTACGACGCCCAGGTGCTCGGCTATGTCGTGCCGGCATTGGCCAAGGACTGGGGCCTGGAAAAAGCCGCGTTCGGCCCGGTGTTCAGCGCCAACCTGCTCGGCCTCACAGTGGGCTCGCTGCTGGTGACGCCACTGGCGGACCGGTTCGGTGTGCGGCGCATTCTGCTGGGCTGTGTGCTGATCTACGCCAGCCTCACGGTATTGATGGTGTTCGCCAACTCCCTGACCACGCTGATGGCCGCACGCTTTATCTGCGGCATCGGCATGGGCGGCGCGATGCCCAGCGCCATGGCCTTGATGTCGGAATATTCGCCGCCACGCATGCGCACCCTGATGGTGACCCTGGCAGCCTGTGGCTTCTCATTCGGCGGCGCGGCGGGTGGGTTTGTGGCGGCGGGGTTTATCGATGGCTTTGGTTGGCAAGCGGTGTTCCTGGCGGGCGGTGTTACGCCGCTGCTGTTGTTTCCGTTCCTGGTGTGGCGGTTGCCCGAATCCCTGCCGCGCCTGCTGCGCGATGCGCCGCCCTATGCGCGCTTGCACAAGGTCACGGCACGCATGTTGCCCGATTGGCGGGCGCCCCTGGCGAGCGAGGCGCAGAATCGCCAGGAGCAGGGCAGCCGGTTGACCGTGGTGGAGCTGTTCCGTAACGGCTACGCGCGCCCCACGGTGCTGATTTGGGCGACCTTTTTCGTCAGCCTGATCCTGCTGTATTTCATGATCAGCTGGCTGCCGTCGCTGTTGCTCGAAAGCGGGCTGGCGCTGAACCAGGCCAACCTGGTGACCTCGATGTTCCTGTTTGCCGGCACATTGGGCGCCATCGGCATGGCCTGGTTCGCCGATCGGCTGAAAAGCAAAGTGCGCCTGTTGTCCGCTGTGCTGGCAGCGGCGGCGGTGTGCACGGTGCTGCTGGGCCTGAATCATGACAATCCGCGTTACCTGGTGGCGTGCGTGTTTGCCGCCGGGTTCTGCATCATCGGCGGGCAACTGACCCTCAATGCGTTCGCCAGTAATTTCTACCCGGCGCACGTGCGCGCCACCGGTACGGGCTGGGCATTGGGGGTGGGGCGATTCGGCTCGATCCTGGGGCCGTTGTTCGGCAGCCTGCTGCTGGCGATGCATATTCCGGTGCAGCAGATTTTCTTCTTCTGTGCGATTCCAGCGGTGATTGCGGCGCTGTTGATTATTCAGGTGCGGTCGCCAGGCACGAGCGAAGCCATGAAGCCGTCGCCGGGCGACCTGCTCAAGGCGCCCTAA
- a CDS encoding SirB1 family protein: MNPRTAFFACLDRSPPALFEAALWIAAEHDAGVQPQLILQAFGLLQQQVSLGMPTLPADELGQPLLRCMNDLGFAQDDFTPLCPAAALLDKVLQRKRGQPLALGLIALELARRLEIPLVGVNFPGHFLLRVPGADHLLDPCGGRRLYPNDCRELLHRQYGANLKLQAEHLHSADPRAILQRLSRNLRQLYLANDEPLAALVDAERVLELGNASAADYLARASLYQRLDCPSAERFDLEHALMLSEDPIQRLRLTERLGHLPPNSVVH; the protein is encoded by the coding sequence ATGAATCCCCGCACAGCCTTTTTCGCCTGCCTGGACCGTTCACCCCCTGCGCTGTTCGAAGCCGCGCTGTGGATTGCTGCCGAGCATGATGCTGGCGTACAGCCACAACTGATCCTGCAGGCGTTCGGCCTGCTGCAACAACAGGTCAGCCTGGGCATGCCCACGTTGCCGGCCGATGAACTGGGCCAGCCGCTGCTGCGCTGCATGAACGACCTGGGCTTTGCCCAGGATGACTTCACCCCGCTGTGCCCCGCCGCCGCGCTGCTGGACAAGGTGTTGCAACGTAAGCGCGGACAACCCCTGGCCCTGGGCCTGATCGCGCTGGAGCTGGCGCGGCGCCTGGAGATTCCCCTGGTCGGGGTGAATTTCCCCGGCCACTTCCTGCTGCGAGTACCCGGCGCCGATCACCTGCTGGACCCCTGCGGCGGTCGGCGGCTGTACCCCAACGACTGTCGCGAACTGCTGCACCGCCAGTACGGAGCCAATCTCAAACTACAAGCCGAGCACCTGCACAGCGCCGACCCGCGCGCGATCCTGCAACGGCTGTCACGTAACCTGCGCCAGCTGTACCTCGCCAACGACGAACCACTGGCCGCCCTGGTCGATGCCGAGCGTGTGCTCGAGCTGGGCAATGCCAGCGCCGCCGACTACCTGGCGCGGGCCAGCCTGTATCAGCGCCTGGACTGCCCGAGCGCCGAACGCTTTGACCTGGAACACGCGTTGATGCTCAGCGAAGACCCTATCCAGCGCCTGCGCCTGACCGAGCGGCTGGGGCATCTGCCGCCCAATTCCGTGGTGCATTAG
- a CDS encoding Glu/Leu/Phe/Val dehydrogenase dimerization domain-containing protein, translating to MFALMHSTRLESLHLSVDPVSGLKAIIAIHNSRLGPALGGCRYLAYPDDESAMADAARLAQGMSYKAALAGLSVGGGTAVILRPAHVESRASLFEAFGRCVEQLSGRYITAIDSGTSVADMDCIAQHTRFVTSTTAAGDPAPHAAMGVFTGIRATAMARLGSDNLEGLRVAVQGLGNVGYALAEQLHAAGAELLVSDIDHGKVQLAMEQLGAHPIANDALLSTPCDILAPCGLGAVFNRQSVGQLRCAAVAGSASAQLTNLQVADQLEGRGILYAPDYVINSGGLIYVALKHSGAELASITAHLSNIGKRLTEVYAHAQAEKRSPARVADELAERLLYQ from the coding sequence ATGTTTGCGCTCATGCACAGCACCCGCCTGGAATCGCTGCACCTGAGCGTCGACCCGGTGAGCGGGCTGAAGGCGATCATCGCCATTCATAACAGTCGCTTGGGCCCGGCCTTGGGCGGCTGCCGCTATCTTGCCTACCCCGATGATGAAAGTGCCATGGCGGATGCCGCACGCCTGGCTCAAGGCATGAGCTACAAGGCCGCTTTGGCGGGCTTGTCGGTGGGCGGCGGCACGGCGGTGATCCTGCGCCCCGCCCATGTGGAGAGCCGCGCCAGCCTGTTCGAAGCCTTCGGTCGCTGCGTGGAACAACTCAGCGGGCGCTACATTACCGCCATCGACAGCGGCACCTCGGTCGCCGACATGGATTGCATCGCCCAACACACCCGGTTCGTCACCAGCACCACGGCCGCCGGCGACCCTGCACCGCATGCGGCCATGGGGGTGTTCACCGGCATCCGCGCCACCGCCATGGCCCGCCTGGGCAGCGACAACCTCGAAGGCCTGCGCGTGGCGGTGCAGGGCCTGGGCAATGTCGGTTACGCCCTGGCCGAACAACTGCACGCGGCGGGCGCCGAACTGCTGGTCAGCGACATCGACCACGGCAAGGTGCAACTGGCCATGGAGCAATTGGGTGCCCACCCCATCGCCAACGACGCTTTGCTCAGCACGCCCTGCGACATCCTCGCGCCTTGCGGCCTGGGTGCGGTGTTCAATCGCCAGAGCGTCGGCCAACTGCGCTGCGCCGCTGTGGCCGGCTCCGCCAGCGCGCAGTTGACCAACCTGCAAGTGGCCGACCAACTGGAAGGGCGCGGCATCCTCTACGCCCCGGACTACGTAATCAATTCCGGCGGCCTGATCTACGTCGCGCTCAAACACAGCGGCGCCGAGCTGGCGAGCATCACCGCGCACCTGTCCAACATCGGCAAGCGCCTGACCGAAGTCTACGCCCATGCCCAAGCCGAAAAACGCTCCCCGGCACGGGTCGCGGACGAACTCGCCGAGCGCCTGCTGTACCAATGA
- a CDS encoding YebG family protein — MAVEVVYRSSRDLERLFMDKAEADRHDKMLELAELLAEVLQKAVPSLSEQQVEEAGIYMAKNRDVFAKAFKSQPDALSELLNAAAE; from the coding sequence ATGGCCGTCGAAGTGGTATACCGCAGCAGCCGAGATCTGGAGCGTTTGTTCATGGATAAAGCCGAAGCTGACCGTCATGACAAGATGCTTGAACTCGCTGAGTTGCTGGCAGAAGTGTTGCAAAAAGCCGTGCCGTCTTTGAGCGAGCAGCAGGTGGAGGAAGCCGGGATCTACATGGCGAAGAACCGCGATGTATTTGCCAAGGCGTTCAAGAGCCAACCGGACGCGTTGTCCGAGTTGCTGAACGCGGCGGCGGAATAA
- a CDS encoding DUF6124 family protein yields MAELGGSIKGKENLCVYFWSRTVEKNTSLNTDPLNPEPPVTLFNVTPNIDTEALLANASETLRSAREMANTLAFDLEGPQRSLVLGIHQLVELGGLLVDRALEHVAPV; encoded by the coding sequence ATGGCCGAGCTTGGCGGCTCGATTAAAGGAAAGGAAAACCTGTGTGTTTACTTTTGGAGCCGTACCGTGGAAAAAAATACCTCACTCAATACCGATCCCTTGAATCCAGAGCCGCCTGTCACGCTTTTCAATGTGACGCCCAACATTGACACAGAGGCCTTGCTGGCTAACGCGAGCGAAACCTTGCGTAGCGCCCGTGAAATGGCCAACACGCTGGCCTTCGACCTTGAAGGTCCTCAGCGAAGCTTGGTATTGGGGATTCACCAACTGGTGGAGCTGGGAGGCTTGTTAGTCGACCGAGCGCTGGAACACGTCGCACCCGTCTGA
- a CDS encoding antitoxin: MKNESFESPQSWDDDSAYDQWFRARVQKALDDPCPGISHEEVMSEMNALIESKLSLHQAD, from the coding sequence ATGAAAAATGAGTCTTTTGAAAGCCCTCAAAGCTGGGATGACGATTCGGCCTACGACCAATGGTTTCGAGCCAGGGTGCAAAAAGCCTTGGATGACCCATGCCCAGGCATTTCTCATGAAGAAGTCATGAGCGAGATGAACGCACTCATTGAGTCGAAGCTTTCACTTCATCAAGCCGATTAA
- a CDS encoding phosphate-starvation-inducible protein PsiE, with amino-acid sequence MKINWAEKLRQQVHGLAESLGNLFVESFHYLALFAIGAVTAWAAVMEFLGMLENGHIKIDDILLLFIYLELGAMVGIYFKTNHMPVRFLIYVAITALTRLLISNVSHHNPPDVGIIYLCGGILLLAFAILVVRYASSAFPSVKVEGPRRKGEASLETEKGEL; translated from the coding sequence GTGAAAATCAACTGGGCCGAAAAGCTGCGCCAGCAAGTCCATGGGCTGGCCGAGTCGCTGGGCAATCTGTTTGTGGAGTCGTTCCACTACCTGGCGCTGTTCGCCATCGGAGCGGTCACTGCCTGGGCGGCGGTGATGGAGTTTCTGGGGATGCTGGAGAACGGGCATATCAAGATCGATGACATCTTGCTGCTGTTCATCTACCTGGAATTGGGCGCCATGGTCGGGATTTATTTCAAGACCAATCACATGCCGGTGCGTTTCCTGATCTACGTGGCAATCACCGCGCTGACGCGTCTGCTGATCTCCAACGTGTCCCATCACAACCCGCCGGACGTGGGCATTATCTACCTGTGCGGTGGGATTCTGCTGCTGGCCTTCGCGATTCTGGTGGTGCGCTACGCGTCGTCGGCCTTTCCGTCGGTGAAGGTCGAAGGCCCGCGTCGCAAGGGCGAGGCGAGCCTGGAAACCGAGAAGGGCGAGCTTTAA
- a CDS encoding DUF3509 domain-containing protein, protein MDNPFQIITDTFSPQYRVNLSIQRLDGSIMLTLSDDSGVVAKRMISAEQRNDPQRLKRLVQSIQFGIAIEQGHSAMEILAVMTDGDNHKLLQPPPTRNLPFSVGL, encoded by the coding sequence ATGGACAACCCTTTTCAGATCATCACCGACACCTTCAGCCCCCAATACCGCGTCAACCTGAGCATCCAGCGGCTGGACGGCAGCATCATGCTCACCCTCTCCGATGACAGCGGCGTAGTGGCCAAACGCATGATCAGCGCCGAACAACGCAACGACCCGCAACGGCTCAAGCGCCTTGTGCAGAGCATCCAGTTCGGCATCGCCATCGAGCAGGGTCACAGCGCCATGGAAATCCTCGCGGTGATGACCGATGGCGACAATCACAAGCTCTTGCAGCCACCGCCCACCCGTAACCTGCCGTTCAGCGTCGGGCTTTAA
- a CDS encoding L-serine ammonia-lyase has product MAISVFDLFKVGIGPSSSHTVGPMRAAATFAQALTDQRLLSETRRVEVRLYGSLSATGVGHATDRACVMGLMGEWPDRIDPTSINARIQQLRESGQLLLAGQQNIAFDWHTDLLLLDESLPYHPNAMSLHAYGDSGLLSEQTYYSVGGGFIIEAAEAASGIAPTSDVQLPYDFSSAVELLALCNQHGLRVSQLMMANERAWRSDADIRSGLLHIWSVMRECVEQGLRDEGILPGGLDVPRRAAKLHRSLLETGKPNVITSTLSAMEWVNLFALAVNEENAAGGRMVTAPTNGAAGIIPAVLHYYMKFNADASDDDVVNFFLAAAAVGILCKKNASISGAEVGCQGEVGSACAMAAAGLAEILGATPEQLENAAEIGLEHNLGLTCDPVGGLVQVPCIERNAIAAVKAINATQMALRGDGKHFISLDRVIRTMRDTGADMHDKYKETSRGGLAVSWVEC; this is encoded by the coding sequence ATGGCTATCAGTGTTTTCGATCTATTCAAGGTGGGCATTGGCCCGTCCAGCTCCCATACCGTCGGCCCGATGCGCGCTGCGGCGACCTTTGCCCAGGCATTGACCGACCAACGGTTGCTCAGTGAAACCCGCCGCGTCGAAGTGCGTTTATACGGTTCGCTGTCAGCTACCGGCGTCGGCCACGCCACCGACCGCGCCTGTGTGATGGGCTTGATGGGCGAATGGCCGGATCGCATCGACCCCACCTCGATCAACGCACGCATCCAGCAACTGCGCGAGTCCGGCCAACTGCTTCTCGCCGGCCAGCAGAACATTGCCTTCGACTGGCACACCGACCTGCTGCTGCTCGACGAAAGCCTGCCCTACCACCCCAACGCCATGTCCCTGCACGCCTATGGCGACAGCGGCCTGCTAAGCGAGCAAACCTATTATTCGGTGGGCGGTGGTTTCATCATCGAAGCTGCCGAAGCCGCATCGGGCATTGCGCCGACCAGCGATGTGCAATTGCCCTACGACTTTTCCAGCGCCGTCGAGCTGTTGGCCTTGTGCAACCAGCACGGCCTGCGGGTTTCGCAGTTGATGATGGCCAACGAACGGGCGTGGCGCAGCGACGCAGACATCCGCAGCGGCCTTCTGCATATCTGGTCGGTGATGCGCGAGTGCGTGGAACAAGGCCTGCGCGATGAAGGCATTCTGCCCGGCGGCCTGGATGTACCGCGTCGCGCTGCGAAATTGCACCGCAGCCTGTTGGAAACCGGCAAGCCCAACGTGATCACTTCGACCTTATCAGCCATGGAGTGGGTCAACCTGTTCGCCCTCGCCGTCAACGAAGAAAACGCCGCTGGCGGACGCATGGTCACCGCACCGACCAATGGCGCGGCGGGGATTATCCCGGCGGTGCTGCATTACTACATGAAGTTCAACGCCGACGCGTCCGATGACGACGTCGTCAATTTCTTTCTGGCTGCCGCTGCCGTCGGCATCCTCTGCAAGAAGAACGCCTCGATCTCCGGTGCCGAAGTCGGCTGCCAGGGCGAAGTCGGCTCGGCCTGCGCCATGGCCGCCGCCGGGCTGGCCGAGATCCTCGGCGCTACACCTGAGCAACTGGAAAACGCCGCCGAAATCGGCCTGGAACACAACCTCGGCCTGACCTGCGACCCGGTTGGCGGCCTCGTGCAGGTGCCCTGCATCGAGCGCAACGCCATCGCGGCGGTCAAAGCGATCAATGCCACCCAAATGGCCCTGCGCGGCGACGGCAAGCACTTTATTTCCCTCGACCGGGTGATCCGCACCATGCGCGATACCGGCGCCGACATGCATGACAAATACAAAGAAACGTCACGGGGCGGCCTGGCGGTCAGCTGGGTGGAGTGCTGA